Proteins from one Mycoplasma sp. Pen4 genomic window:
- a CDS encoding DUF2188 domain-containing protein, which produces MSKIDKNDKELMTNLRADEEEAKVKKLEPVWHISQHPSGWKVIRQGGSKAIKTFDTQLEAIDFAKELAKNNNGRYLIHSKVGKIRAGQNFFKDKPKK; this is translated from the coding sequence ATGTCAAAAATTGATAAAAATGATAAAGAATTAATGACAAACTTACGTGCTGATGAAGAAGAAGCAAAAGTTAAAAAACTAGAACCAGTATGACACATTTCACAACACCCATCTGGTTGAAAAGTTATTAGACAAGGTGGATCAAAAGCAATTAAAACTTTTGACACACAATTAGAAGCTATTGACTTTGCTAAAGAATTAGCAAAAAACAACAATGGTAGATATTTAATTCACAGTAAAGTAGGAAAAATTAGAGCTGGTCAAAATTTCTTTAAAGATAAACCGAAAAAATAA
- the rpmB gene encoding 50S ribosomal protein L28, translating to MARRDVLTGKGPQSGNKRSHAMNASRRKFNVNLQKVRVKIDGQTMTLRVSAKTLKTLKNKGMI from the coding sequence ATGGCAAGAAGAGACGTCTTAACAGGAAAAGGTCCTCAATCAGGTAACAAGCGTTCACACGCTATGAATGCATCAAGAAGAAAATTCAATGTTAACCTTCAAAAAGTTAGAGTTAAAATTGATGGACAAACCATGACATTAAGAGTAAGTGCAAAAACATTAAAAACTCTTAAAAACAAAGGAATGATATAA
- a CDS encoding RpiB/LacA/LacB family sugar-phosphate isomerase: MKTKHKIVALASDHAGFQLKDELAEYVKSLGYDVVDLGPTTDAHSVSYAEMGHELAHYVEKEHPAFGIGVCGTGLGISYALNRHHGIRAARVASVEDAHLAKQHNDANVLVFGGRQVTLDEAKAMVDEYIKTEFEGGRHQTRINQIDED, from the coding sequence ATGAAAACAAAACACAAAATTGTTGCTCTTGCTAGCGATCACGCAGGATTTCAATTAAAAGATGAGTTAGCAGAGTACGTAAAAAGTTTAGGTTATGACGTTGTTGATTTAGGTCCTACAACTGACGCTCATTCAGTATCATATGCAGAAATGGGACACGAACTTGCTCACTACGTAGAAAAAGAACATCCAGCATTTGGTATCGGAGTATGTGGAACAGGTTTAGGAATTTCATATGCTTTAAACAGACACCATGGAATTAGAGCTGCTAGAGTTGCTTCAGTAGAAGATGCACACTTAGCAAAACAACACAATGACGCAAACGTTTTAGTATTTGGTGGACGTCAAGTTACTTTAGATGAAGCTAAAGCAATGGTAGATGAATACATCAAAACAGAATTCGAAGGTGGACGTCACCAAACACGTATCAATCAAATTGATGAGGATTAA